The genomic region GAGAATCGGGATTAATCAAAGAACTTACTTACGGAGATTCTTCAAGCCGATTTGATTTTGTCACAAGCGATCATTATCACGTAATCTGCGAAGAATGCGGTAAGATTGTTGACTTTCATTACCCGGGACTAGATGAAGTGGAAGCACTTGCATCCCACGTAACAGGCTTTAAGGTATCTCATCATCGGATGGAAACCTATGGCACATGTCCAGATTGTGCAAAAGTACAAAAGCACTAAACTAAAAGCGGTAGTGCCTCGGCATTTGATATTTTTACAAAAGAAAGCTGACTGTGATTTCACAGTCAGCTTTCTTTTGTACCACGACGATTATATTTTTCATCAAACTCGATTCCCTCTAAATTAGGGTCTAGCGTTAAAGGTTCATTACAATACATACACATATCTACACGGCCGAGGACCTTTGTTTGCTTTTCACAATTTGGACATGTGACCAATACTGTCTTTGTGGAGAGCATCCCAATCCAAAAGTAAACAACCGTGCTGGCTATGATAAACAGTAATCCTAGAAGCATAAAAGTGCTCACAATCCATACATTTGTTCTAAAGAAAATACCGATATACATAACAATAAAGCCGATAAAAATCAGGCTTAATGCGAAAGTTCTAATTTTATTGATCTTACTAGAATATTTTTTAGCCATAAAATTCCCTCCTGATTAATACTATACCATATTAGGTAAATAGCCTGTACTGCAAACAAAACAATTTTTGAAGGAAGGTTTTTTTCTACTTACGTCGAAACTAATTTAACACCCTTAATAATGGAGGAATTAGAGTATGGAAGATTTATTGCGTCCGATTTATCAGGAACGAGCCAGCCATGCTAATACATTAGGAATAATCCTATTGGAAAAACATAAACCAGAGAACCCTGCTACAGATAATTTTGATGTCATGCTATTTATAATAGTAAAAGAAGATCAACCTACAAACTCGTTTAAACATTATGAACTTGAATCGGGAAAAATAGCTGGATTAAAAATTGTTCATGTGGACCAAGTAAACGAATGGATTCAGTTAGGGACTAACAGGAGAGTTCTTGACTGGGTAATGAACGGAAAGATTCTATTTGAACGAAATGAATATTTATCACAATTAAAGCAGAGTCTCTTTGACTTTCCTTTAAAGGACCGAAAGAAAAGAATTGGTTTGGAGTTTGCAAAACTAATTAAAAGATTTAGAGATGGAAAAGAGTTATTTGAAGCAGGGCATCTTCTTGATGCATACAACTACATGGTTCATGCTCTTCACCATTTAGCTCGATTATCAGTCATTGACCATGGGTTTCATCCTGAAATCACAGTCTGGCATCAAGTTAAGAAAATCGAACCTGAAATCTATAAGCTTTATCAAGAGCTAGTGGAGAGTGAAGAAACATTAGCTAAAAAACTAGAGCTACTGTTTTTAGCAAGTGAGTTCTTAGTTAATACAAACACTAAAATAGGCTCCTTACATCTAATAGAAGTAATGGAGGAAAAAGAGGCTTGGAGTATTCAGGAACTTATGGTTCACCGAGAGATAAGAGATTATTCTGTAGATCTCGAGGCGCTTGTAGAATTTTTAATTGAACGTAAGGTGATAGCAGTAATCACTGAAAAGACAAAAGGGCAAGGTATTCTCCATCGAAACTATTCCAGCCATAAACTTAGTACGAA from Bacillus mesophilus harbors:
- a CDS encoding nucleotidyltransferase-like protein: MEDLLRPIYQERASHANTLGIILLEKHKPENPATDNFDVMLFIIVKEDQPTNSFKHYELESGKIAGLKIVHVDQVNEWIQLGTNRRVLDWVMNGKILFERNEYLSQLKQSLFDFPLKDRKKRIGLEFAKLIKRFRDGKELFEAGHLLDAYNYMVHALHHLARLSVIDHGFHPEITVWHQVKKIEPEIYKLYQELVESEETLAKKLELLFLASEFLVNTNTKIGSLHLIEVMEEKEAWSIQELMVHREIRDYSVDLEALVEFLIERKVIAVITEKTKGQGILHRNYSSHKLSTK
- the perR gene encoding peroxide-responsive transcriptional repressor PerR; the protein is MTVSLQLKDALETLKDSGVRITPQRHAILEYLIQTMTHPTADDIFKALEGKFPNMSVATVYNNLRVFRESGLIKELTYGDSSSRFDFVTSDHYHVICEECGKIVDFHYPGLDEVEALASHVTGFKVSHHRMETYGTCPDCAKVQKH
- a CDS encoding YgzB family protein — encoded protein: MAKKYSSKINKIRTFALSLIFIGFIVMYIGIFFRTNVWIVSTFMLLGLLFIIASTVVYFWIGMLSTKTVLVTCPNCEKQTKVLGRVDMCMYCNEPLTLDPNLEGIEFDEKYNRRGTKES